The genomic interval AAATTTACACAAATTAAATGCGGTGAAAAAGTGTATTGTCGGTTTgaacatatttttcaatatattaaatatcTCGCATAATTTACTTTATGAGGTGCACATATGAGACACTTTTTCTTCAATTCAAGTTGCTTTATTTGCTATTAGTCTATTAccacatatatttataaaggTGATTATTTCttctaacaaaaaataatattaccaTAGATTTTTGGACAAAGCAATGATAATTGATGAACATGATGCTTCAAGCCAAAGTAGAAACCCATGGAGATTATGCTCAGTGACACAAGTTGAAGAAGTGAAGCTTGTAATTCGGTTAATCCCAATATGGCTAAGTTGTTTAATGTTCATTGTTGTTCAAAGTCAACTAGGCACATTTTTCACAAAGCAAAGTAGCACATTAAATCATTCAATTGGACCACATTTCAAAATCCCTCCAGCATCACTTCAAGGCTTAGTTGGAATTGTGATATTATTTGCAGTACCAATCTATGACAAATTATTTGTCCCATTTGCTAGAAAAATAACAGGACATCATTCTGGAATAACAGTGTTACAAAGAATTGGATTTGGTCTTTTTTTGTCAATATTTACTATGGTTGTGTCAGCTCTTGTGGAGGGTAAAAGGGTAAATAttgctaaaaaaaataatctcatAGACAACAATACAAATAATGCAATTATACCAATGAGTATTTGGTGGTTGTTACCTCAATACACAATTCTTGGAATTTCAGATGCATTTACAATTGTTGGGTTACAAGAATTATTTTATGATCAAATGCCAAATAGAATGAGAAGTTTGGGAGCTGCAGCATATATAAGCATACTTGGAGTTGGAAGTTTTGTTACCAATGGTGTTATAATTATTGTGGTGGAAATTACTTCAAGGAGTGGTAGAAAATGGTTGGGTGATAATTTGAATAGGGCACATCTTGATTACTTTTATTGGATGTTGGCTTTGTTAAGTGCTTTGAATTTGTGTGTTTATTTGTTCATAGCTAAATGTTTTGTGTACAAAAAGAGGGATATGGATGAAACAACTATGGTGGAGAATAACACATAGAAAAAAGAACAACTACTTGCTTGTAGAAACTTGGATTTCAGTGCTAATAATACTtcatttatgtttaattataaacaCTTATTGACAAAATTTACTTATAAAACGTCAACAATAGATGCATCTATTTATAATGATTTATTTAGTAATAACTACACACACAAAATACATGTTTAATTAgactatttttctttaatatatgtgaaacaCTAATAAATACTTATAAAGTAACAGAGAGATTACGTGTTATATTTGGATTTATGTGTATTACCTCAATTTTATCTGactaattaaaaatcattttaaaataataatattaatattatccgattaattaaaaattattttaaaataataatattaatatgtttaattaatattttataattaatataaaaaaaattatcatcgcttaacaaatgtttttaaatttaattatatactaaaataaaataaaacacaaaaaggAGTaaaaagggttatgaattttcattttattttttgtgtttataatttttattcattcattttattattttctgcCAACACCCATCTTCATTtttacacatttttttatttcaccaacacaatatttgttttactttttctcttttatttatttatttttttaaacactttTTTTAGGTACTATTTTTCTTCTAAGTTTTCCGTACTTTGTCTtacttttatttcttctttatcATAAACACGTTTTCTAGCCGTATGtcctcaatttatttttctgttaTTTGACTCTTTTATTATGtgtattcttttattttttggctTAATAAAGCTATTACTTGTATCACTTTCGCACTCAAACAAAGATCCGgatgttgtttttatttaatgaatacaaagattcatcattttattctataaattgataaaaaaaaaaatcagagaaGGGGAAGAGATTTTGGGGCAGTTTTGAGTaccaagaaaaagaaaaaaaatagagagaaataAAGTGTATCACTGTCATCTCACTCCACACAACCGTGTGCACCACCACCATCTCACCATATCTGTCTTCAATACCTGAATAGGCATGTATTAGTGTTTGTGTATATGAATGGCGCTGAGATAATTTGTGTAGTGATTTGGCTCACATAATTTATGTTGTGTTTGCAAagtttaaatttgttttgttttctatCCTATTTGATTTAAGCCTTTTACTTTCTGTCTTTACCTTCTCTTGTGCTGAAACACGCTCTGTTTGCTGATGCCAATCTGTTGCCAGCTTGATGTGTGTTGGGTTGCTTTTGTGCCAGCTTGTTATGTGTGGGTTTGTAGCATATTGTTTATACGTGTACTTTTTCTATTAAATAGTAATTATGAcatgttaataattatatttctatttaatataaataacatgaaggtaattaattagtaataaacataatttattttatttatgagtgATATCAATttgctatttaatattaaaatgagttATGTTTCCGTCATTTGTTTCTCTAAAAAGTATTTTTGAAAGAGCTCACTAAAAAGTATTCTTTTTCTATTattaaagtgtttttttttttttatttaatagatcacAATATAAGTTCATACTTCTTTTTAccgtttattttgttttttttttgtgtgtgtttattATTGACCTTATTtcgtaaaattatttaaatttatttaatttttaacatcaattttttattttattttatttaaaaaaagcaaagataaaactataatcaaatattaaaagggtaattagatgtgacatctttttaattttttagttattagaacacaaattaTGACAACTtggtggttctaaatctcatctttacaaatatattaataagcaaattaatcataaaatcattaaaagttAACTAAAAATAGCATATTTTAATACCTGAGTtgcataatacaaattatatattttgacagcttcaaaatttatttttataaataaatagatctaaaatcaactttttaaaatttaattaattaaatgtgtttttttaatcttgaagttgttaagacacaagttaaaCTATTTGtcggttttgaaactcaatttaaaaataaaacaataataaaatattcttaagaggattaaattagatgtgacatctttttagtccttgagttttgagacacgagttgtacaattcgatcgtcttaaaactcatgttttaaaataattattcaaatcaagcaaTCTTTTTTCATGTTTGTCAAAATCAAccttttttaataacaaaaatacaatttatttaaaagcaatcaacacatccacattttctaccaagaactacgtaactttgatttctccatagCACCAaaagatacgtaggagcaagatcatatccttgtcaagcacactaataatttttttttccactcTTTTAAACatacttttatctcaaaaactcacatttataaaaaacaatttatattcatatttaattataaagagaaataaatatttatttaagttgatataattttgcacaattaattataggtaactgtATTTTAACaaatgtcgtagggtgctaatataccttccctacgcataaccGACTCCCGAACttaaaatctggtttcaaagacaatttttatattttttatatttttaagggttttccaatattttctctattttaaaataaattttggtggcgacttcGCTGGGGAAATTTAGAGAGTCAAGCCTAACAAATTAATtgtgtacaatttttttttttaactttttctatatttgtttgtttttcattttcattttcattttctttatgtgtttattatttcttcATAAGTATTAGctgacattataatattcttttaagctAGTAGATcatttttatcttattatattttattttatttatctatttattttgtaaatgtatatatgttttgttagtattatggATTTTTTGAATTATGCTTATTCAACACCTACATTTTtattaagacacacacttatcaGTTGATCCTTATACCGGAGTTTGAACAAAACATAAGTTTAGATTCGAGATTGCGcagtggtagccttctggatgtacatcctgtttgatTAGCATGAAGATCTCACCTAGAATTTGATCCTGTTGAGGttattgtcactccaaatagtttacctattgttgctgacaatattccaaaatagGATTATTAGCTCtaggaaccgtgtttagaaccatagagcctcccttgtgagaatttcactacataagccaatagaccctttcattgtaagaatatccataaaaaccaaaaaaattatctcatatattcaagactttatatatatattagtttcattTATATCTCATTACATTTGTTTCTCTCttttaaaggaaaaaataaaacataatagcattttgcataaattttcagGATTTTTGGGGAATCATACAAATCTTAGTCACGTGTTATTTAAGTGGACAATGAAatcggaaaaaagaaaaactttacttttaaagttcaagcaacctgatttgaaaagtttaagagacatcaaCAATCACATGAAAACTATACAATGTGATagtttctttcaaaaatatggGAATATCCTAAATCTATTGGCATTGAATGTGCAAACAAAGGGCCCTCATGGCATTGACTCAGTATTACGATCCTCTCTTAAGGTGTTTTACATTTCAAGATTTTCAGTTGGCcccgacattagaggaatttgaacGAATATTGGGTTACTCTCTAGAGAGAGGAACCCTTATCAATATACTGGGCAACCACCGAATTTGGGCACAATTGTTGAAGTGTTGAAGATCAACATAAGAGAGTTGACAAatacaaaagaggaaaaatgggCTATTCATgggttttcaagaaaatatctagagcaaaagtgccaagatttagccgttaaaaaagaatggagtacttttatagatgttttggctctcattatctatggtattgttttattcccaaaTCTTGATAAATTTGTAGATTTTTCTACCATCAATGTCTTCTTAGCTGTTAACATAGATGAACAAAATCCAGTTCCTGCGGTTCTTGttgatgtatactactctctgCATATGCGACACGAGAAGAAGGGGGAATAATTTTGTGTTGTGTTCCAGTGTTGTATACCTGGTTTGTGTCTcacatgttcaagaaagggtatcatgGTGGGGTTAAGAataatcgtgaatgggctcaTAGTATAGCTGGCCTTACTGGGAATACAATTTCATGGTACTACAGAGAACAAGGGGTGGAAGAGGTAATTTGCCAATGCAGAGATTTTCCAAAtgtacctctcatgggaacgaaaggatgtattaattacaatccaatGGTAGCTCTAAGATAACTTGGTTATCCATGTTGGATaaaccagatgataagtcactggaagcttttgttttgcacaatacgggtatagtagaTCCACCAATGTTGAGAAGGATAACTCGAGCATGGGAGTTGATCatcagaaaaagaaaagtacTCGGATGTAGAAGTTAcagcacaaaagaaccctatcaacaatgggtaaagaaaagagtccaagaaatcaagttgCCTTTCCACAGTACACCCTCAAATGATCAGAAAATGCCTGAACCTGCCCTTGTTACAAAGGAAAAAATAGAAGAGCTCAAAGTATCATTGTTAAAAtctgaagaggagaaaaaagaaCTACAAGCAaagttagaaaaagtctccTAAGAGAACGAGAACTTATGATCATAAAACACATGAAAGAGTCAATTTATTGAAAGAagcaacaagaggttgaaaattgaaaaagaaaataaacttgacatacaagattgtcTGAGAGGCGCAAATGAAGAGTTGGATGTgcgaaagaaagaaaagaatgcAACTATTGAAGAtgcctatatgtggaagcatTGGAGGAGAGGCGCAAATGAAGAGTTGGATGTACAAGTTCGTTGAATATTGCaaacatttagtagaagaattggaggagagGATTGGTTGTCTCATTAATGAAGGATTTGCTGTTTTGTTTACCGATTCCCATATTTCttcttcactaataattcgTGTTCGTAAAAATTTACGTAAGatttatgattccccaacatccaaatgtaaaaataaaaaaaacagataataattgcattttcattccattcatgtttaatacatactcataattttttttaaaaaaaaaaaaaacataaaaaatcaataaagttgtttcCTCGACACCTTATCGGACTCGTGCAAACTCAAAGATCATGGAAGAACTTGAGCAAAATCAAGAAGTGATGAGAATGGATGtcaaccaattgaaggacaaggtttatcaaatcttagaagctatacaggctttgtcaaggaaggagaatacatATGAGAACCCTACGACTGCAAATGAAGGACACCTAACCactccttctcacccaccaggctTTACCCCAACTACCCAACAACTTCGTAAAAcaactatgcaatttcctatgtaCGGTCTCCCACACGGTTATACTCCACCATTAGTCATCAAACCCATGGACAACAACCCAAACCACTCAACTATCAACCCCCAAAacctaaaccaatcacaaatctcCTCTGGGCTACGTGCCACCCCTAAATGCTCTACCATCAAcaaatattccatatattgcaccccaaATATTCCcgatgtgactatccctccaaAATTAAAGGTTCCcgactttgaaaaatacaaaggcaacacatgtcctaaaaatcatctaactatgtattgcaAAAAAATGGCTTTtcatgctcataacgataaacttctcattcacttttttcaagacagtttgagtggggcatcgttaagttggtatatgcatcttgagcgAAATCGAGTTCGTTCATGGAAAGACCTAGCTGATGCCTTTTTAAAACAATACAGGTACAACGTTGACATGacccctgataggatgcaattgtaaaattcattgaaaaaggacaacggaactttcaaagaatacgcacaacgatggagggaaatggcatcacaagtagaacctcctttatctgaaagagaaacGGTTAGtgtgtttatggatactctccaatcgcctttttatgataagatgattgagagtatgtcatcaaacttttctaatttggtcatgataggagaaatgatagaaagtgggatgaggagtggaAAGATCGTATGTGCAACAACTGGCATAAAAAGACCCAATacgacattcacaaaaaagaaagaaagggacgctaacgctgtaatggtaaaccccggagtctcctattttccacccatcaattcttatcaACCCCCAAATTTCTAGCCCCCGATACCACAAACTCCTTACATTTCTTACCCGTAAGTGGCCGCAACTACACAAGcttcataccctcaatatcacccttcaagaccacctttttatcaaccaccacctaccgcattttcccaacaaaatcaatggaaccaaaatccaatctCGAATCACTATAGACCACCTGTCAAtcgagaaaaaaggataacCCGTTTTGATCCAATTCCTGTCACGTACAGCCAATTGTTGCCTCacttacttcaaaattcaatggtagtcctaagaccaatgaaacctcatgaaccaccatttccaaaatggtataatccaaatgccaaatgtgaatatCATGCAGGAGCCGTTGGACATTCCGTTGAAGATTGCcaagccctaaaatctaaagtacaagaattgattaatgcaaaatggcttaccttcaaggaagaCGATCCCAACATAGGGAGTAATCCTTTGTCGGGCCACAAGGATGCCTCTGTCAATGTCATTGAAGATGGAATAGACCAATATGCAACAGATGGTCATGTGTTCACCATGGGGTCGTgtgtgaaaaataatatatcttttccaaaaccattggaatttctttacaaaaaagaTAATCTTAAGCCAACTTCTAGCAGGCCAAATGCATTAATTATCCAAGCACCAACCCATTTTCCTTACGGAAATACCAAGGCGGTACCGTGGAAATACGAAATCACATCCCACTTGGCCAATCATCAACCAAGTGATGGTTGTGAACCTAAAGGAACTGATGTCACTAACATCTCAGGGATTGGTGGAATGACtcggagtggtcgagtatacactcttgaacaacttaggaaaaaggaggttcatggagaaaaagggaaagaagATATGTATCATGTCATAAAAGGACAAGAGACCAGTAAAAGGACGGtgtctgaagaagaagctaatgaatttttgaagtttatcaagcaaagtgaatataaggtggtggatcagctaaatcaaacccctttcaagatatcagttctctccttgttattgaactctgaagcacatagaagagcactgatgaaagttttaaatgagtcccatgttactcacgatatcactgttgatcagtttgatggagttgtcggcAACACCATTGCTAGTATTTGCCTGAGTTTTAgtgataatgaattaccagctgaaAGGACAAAGCATAATAAAGCATTGCACATCTCTGTGAGGTGTCacgatcatattcttgcacgagtgctagtagataatggttcatcgttaaatgtcatgcctaaatcaacaatatcaaaactatttgttgatggaGCCTATATGAAGCCTAGTGctttggtggtgaaagcgtttgatggatctagaagacaagttgttggtgagattgacctgtCGATTCAAATCGAACCCCATATCTTTGGGATAACcttccaagtgatggatattaagcCAACGTACAATTGTCTTTTAGGGAGATCGTGGATTCATGTTGTTGGAGTAGTGACATCCACCCatcatcaaaagctaaagtttatagtgaacaataagctggtaataatatctggggaagaagatattatagtaagtcatttatcttctacatGCTACATCGAAGACACGGAGGAGGCCATAAAGACTTCCTTTCAACCATTAGAAATTGCCAATTCtatcttcatgggtgaaggatactgtttaaaagaaccaaaactatctaccacatcattgaagtctaccaaaTCTATGTTGGAAGGAGGAGTTTTTGTTAATTCGGGGAGGTTGATAGAAATACTagaaaagaacaataggtacgggttggaatatgtacctactcaagttgataaagaaaaggctgcgaaggagaaaagagaaagcacGATGACTCGTTGGGAAAACTGGATACCGAATTCACAgaagattcctatttgtgacattcgccAAAATTTTTAAAGTGCCGGAATAATCTATGATGATCAGGTGGTTGTTGCGGAAGaggatcatggtgatgatgataccctcaagctagtgtacccttgtcctccaaacaccgatctcaacaattggaagatcatcgagtttcccaTGTTTGTTAATTCGTGtttaaagtaattatgtatatttttaactccttttgctctgtCCAAGGCTATAgggataactaattagggcatatgtatttaaattctgtacttattatcaataaatgcatttttgaattctccaactggttttatttttctcttttcttttggcaatccttattcatattttctttttttccttttttcttcttaatttaaataatgcagagtcgaaaatgaatatgttgaatatagcagcgctagaaccctttcttgtaattttgaacgcCTAATTAATCACactgatgaggattgtgaagacgattgtgagccTCCCCTAGAACCagaaagcttaattgaacatgaagctaagataatccaaccctatcaagaacctgttgaggtgatcaatttagggactaaacatgataagaaagaagttaaaattagtattctatgaaagaaagtgaacgagaaaaattggttaaacttttatttgattatgtggatgtctttgcatggtcatatcaggatattcCTGGGCTAGATACtgacatagttgaacacaagctaccactcaagTCTGAATATGCTCCAATTAAACAGAAGTTGAGAAGGACGGGACCTAATATGTCACTTGAAATTAGAGAAGAtgtcaagaagcaatttgatgttggtttcttagcagtagcaaaatatcatcaatgggtggctaatattgtaccagttGCAAAGAAGGATGAGAAGGTTCGGatgtgcgttgattatcgggatttaaagaaagctagtcctaaagacgATTTTCCTCTgcctcatattgatgtcctcGTGGATAACACTGCTCAatactctcttttctccttcatggatggtttcttaGGGTACTATCAAATCAAGATGTTTCCtgaagatatggagaaaactacattcatcacacaatgggggactttATGCTATAAAGTTATGCCATTTGGGTTGAAGAATGtcggggcaacctatcaaagagcaatggtaactttgtttcatgacatgatgcataaagaaatagaggtttacgtggatgatatgattgcaaaatctcgGACTGAAGAAGACCATattgttaaccttcaaaagttgtttgagcgactaaggaagttcagactTCTTTTAAACCCAACTAAATGCATTTTTAGTGTAAGATCGggcaagttacttgggtttatcgttagtcaaaaagggatagaagtggacccagataaagtaagagcaatacaagaaatgtcgGCTCCATGCAAGGAAAAAGATGTTTGTTGCTTTTTGgatagattgaattacattgcgaGGTTTATATCGCATCTCAACGCTATATGCGAGCTGATTTTCAAATTGTTACGCAAAGACTTTCGAAAAGCTTAAGCagtacttatcaaaacctccCGTCTTAGTACCTCCTGTTCTTGGGAAACcgcttattatgtacttaacacTACTTGATGAGTCAATGGACTATGTACTGGGACAACATGACATATCTGGtaggaaagaacatgctatttattatttgaccaaaaagttcaccagttgtgaaacaaggtattcactgcttgaatgaacatgttgcgcattggcatgagctgctcgtcggttgaggcaatacatgttatgtcatacaacttggttggtgtctaaaatggacccaattaagtacatctttgagaaacctgctcttactggaaggattgcccgttggcagatgttgttatcagaatacaatttggtatatgttacacaaaaatctatcaaaggaagcgcactagcagagtatttggcccaacaaccggtagaagattatcaatcaatgcaatgtgaattccccgatgaaggcataacgactttatttgaagagactgaatcatctgataaagaaaaaaggACGTTGGTGTTTGATAGTGCCTCTAATGCGTTAGAgcatggaattggagccattttgatttcccAAGAGAActagttcactccatttacgacTAGGTTGTATTTTGattgtacaaacaatattgcagaatataaggcatgtgttatgggcattaaagcagctatcgaatcaaatgtaaaatttcttgaggtttatggagactcattgttggtcatccatcaAACGAAAGGAGAGTGGAAAACGCGAGATTCCAAATTGATTCTGTATCACtcccatatcaaagaattgacagaacactttaagaagattacttttcaccatatccctcgagaagaaaaccaattagctgacgccttggcaactttgtcgtcaatgttcaaaataaccaTTAATCAAGACGTGTctatcataaaaattcaacaaagagataaacCTGTATATTGCTTATCAATGGAAGAAGAGTTTGACAGCAAGCCGTGGTTTTAtgacatcaaatcatatgttaagaataaggaatatccattgggcatttcagagaacgacaaaagggttttaaggaggttgtcaatgaacttcttcttaaatggggatgtgctttataagagaaatcatgatatggttctccttaGATGTGTGGATAAATCGGAAGCGGAGAAAATCatccaagaggttcacgaaggttctttcgGAACTCAAGCAAATGGGCACGCAATGGCAAGAATAATCTTAAGGGCTGGCtactattggttgaccatggaatccAATTGCTTTAGTCAcataaagaaatgtcataaatgtctaatatatgctgataaagtacatgtaccacccacctctttgaatgttttaacatcaccatggtcATTCTTAATGTGGGGAATGGATGTTTAATTGGATCATCGAGCCTAGGCTTCAAATGGACACCGATTTATCTTAGTAGCCATTGactatttcacaaaatgggttgaagctgTTTCTTATGCCAATCTAACGAGAAGTTTGGTTGccagattcatcaaaagagaattgatttgttgATATGGCTctccaaataagataatcactgacAACACGACTAATCTGAACAACAACATGATGAAAGAGTtatgtgatagtttcaaaattcagcaccataattcttctccatatcgtcCGAAAAGGAATGGGGaagtagaagcagcaaataagaatatcaaaaagatcatacagaagatggtggagacatataaggattggcatgaaatgccttcctttgcattacatggctatagaacctctgttcgtacctcaacaggggcaactcctttctcgttggtgtatggaatggaagcggtacttcccatcgAAGTTGAAGTTCCCTCGATCAGAGtcctgatggaaacaaaactagagGAGGCAGAGTGAGTTCAATCACGATAtgaccaattgaatctcatagaagaaaaaagaatgatagctttgTGTCATAGTCAGCTATATCAGGAAATACTCAAAAAAGCCtacgagaaaaaagtccgtcctcgagagtttcgagaaggagacttagtgttaaagaaaatattaccCATAAAAAAGGATTCTCGGGGAAAGTGGACTCCAAActacgaaggaccatatgttgtgaaaaaagctttctctgggggagctttgatactcgcagaaatggatggagatgagtTTCTACTTCCAGTAAATTCAGATGGAGTCAAGAAATattatgcataaaaaaaaaaaaagaaaagaatagaAAATTGAGCTcactaggttgaaaacctgaaaaggcaacttaggcaaaaattagagcatcccgatggattgaaaacttggAAAAGTGGTCCTTGCAAAAGTTAGAGATaacaaaaagatcaagcatTTCAAGCTGAGGCAGTTATTATTCTTAGAAGTTCTAAAATATAAGAATAACTAGCGTTTGTTATCTCTCCAGCTAAAGCTAAACACACCTACCACATTGTAATCCTTATctcatttgttttgttttcaatataACGAATGCACATTTTCTGATATTGTCATTCGATGTTGTATGTTACGCTCTTTCTAAACTAATTCAGTTTCATGGTTGATTGTTCTGGATTTTTGAAATGctgttttatgataataattgttagaatttgaaatttgtagaaaaaagtattttaaatattttgacatttGAAAAAATACACGGGA from Cicer arietinum cultivar CDC Frontier isolate Library 1 chromosome 5, Cicar.CDCFrontier_v2.0, whole genome shotgun sequence carries:
- the LOC101500834 gene encoding protein NRT1/ PTR FAMILY 5.4-like gives rise to the protein MGDNNGEVEIQSHGQTTKTPKRGWHAAIFIIIMEAAEQFAYIGLGANLIIYLTEALHEPVTEAAKNKNTWVGVSSIFPLLGGFIADSYLGRFKTIIISSIIYLLGMILLTLSVSIMKNKKLFFTALYVLSVGDGGHKPCVQTFAADQFDEDTLEQRDAKSSFFNWWYLAIVIGSIFAVFVIVYLQDNVGWAVGLEILVAMLAAALVMFLLGRKRYWKESPKGSPMTSIAQVFVAASRKWRVKDTSENYWYGHDHGDLIRSQIQPIDRPLAHTDQYRFLDKAMIIDEHDASSQSRNPWRLCSVTQVEEVKLVIRLIPIWLSCLMFIVVQSQLGTFFTKQSSTLNHSIGPHFKIPPASLQGLVGIVILFAVPIYDKLFVPFARKITGHHSGITVLQRIGFGLFLSIFTMVVSALVEGKRVNIAKKNNLIDNNTNNAIIPMSIWWLLPQYTILGISDAFTIVGLQELFYDQMPNRMRSLGAAAYISILGVGSFVTNGVIIIVVEITSRSGRKWLGDNLNRAHLDYFYWMLALLSALNLCVYLFIAKCFVYKKRDMDETTMVENNT